The following are encoded in a window of Chloroflexota bacterium genomic DNA:
- a CDS encoding SMC family ATPase codes for MIPLRLEIRNFLSYGDRPPPLDLDGVHVACLSGANGNGKSALLDAMVWALWGEPRGGSRAGDDLVRHGASEMSVALEFLMDGGRYRVTRRRTVRNRSGSTELRFEGFDGSIWRPLAEGSVGQTQDAISRLLRMTHDTFVHASFVQQGKADAFMLMTPQHRKQVLGDILNLGQYDELADAAHAAMREARASADRLSGQIRAAEAELARREEFERALADSIRAEADAQREVDELTAERTALVREVDRLVGVDRQAAEKRAAREIAGDRVHGLEKQIEELARQVAEAAATESRAGEIERDFAAFQKADEQERDMAGRFQAWCQARDELQRVESSVDRERGRIQAELTAAENRAADVERRLAGVESAQAKAEAIQADIIRYDALAREDEDARKAFDAANERLAVLRREGERLKEEPDRVRQRLELLGQNDTCPLCGQELGASGLAAAHKRLTEELREVERQLERARADYLAQLKVTKSAQERAASLREQLNGRAAIERELGDLQAQLRHAEEDRRALTEVRAVAAAYRQALESNDYALEARSRVAPLRQAMQATGYDPEAHRALRETRERLRDAPDSMRALDAARATIQTASAHRAALDAQLAAVHAEVSRLDRETDVLVQEAAALPAKRSALAAKEAELQESAAAHRAAAQRVGEAKQMVSWLNARAREVEEQKRNLTHCLEEVSAYTQLADAFGKSGIQEMIIDQALPEIEDIANELLSRLTSGRMRVRMQTQRPGRTGGTVSTLDVLVSDELGTRPYELFSGGEKFRINFAIRIALSKLLARRANAPLQMLAIDEGFGSQDREGCDRLVEAIRTVQADFERILVITHLDDLKDAFPVRIEVIKGPGGSTFAMT; via the coding sequence CGGTGGCGCTGGAGTTCTTGATGGACGGCGGCCGCTACCGCGTGACGCGGCGGCGCACGGTGCGCAATCGCAGCGGTTCCACGGAGCTGCGGTTCGAGGGCTTCGACGGGTCAATCTGGCGGCCGCTCGCCGAAGGCAGCGTCGGCCAGACACAGGACGCCATCAGCCGCCTACTCCGCATGACCCACGACACCTTCGTCCATGCGTCGTTCGTTCAGCAGGGGAAAGCCGACGCATTCATGCTCATGACGCCGCAGCACCGAAAGCAGGTGCTCGGCGACATCCTCAACCTTGGCCAGTACGACGAGCTTGCGGACGCCGCCCACGCGGCGATGCGAGAGGCCCGCGCGAGCGCGGATCGGTTGAGCGGCCAGATCCGCGCGGCGGAGGCCGAGCTGGCGCGTCGGGAAGAGTTCGAGCGCGCGCTTGCCGACAGCATTCGCGCCGAAGCGGACGCGCAACGCGAGGTCGATGAGCTGACAGCGGAGCGGACCGCCCTGGTCCGCGAGGTCGACCGACTCGTCGGGGTCGATCGGCAAGCCGCCGAGAAGCGCGCCGCTCGCGAGATCGCCGGAGATCGGGTCCATGGCCTCGAGAAGCAGATCGAGGAGCTGGCGCGGCAGGTAGCCGAAGCGGCCGCGACCGAGTCGCGCGCCGGCGAGATCGAACGGGACTTCGCCGCGTTCCAAAAGGCGGACGAGCAAGAGCGTGACATGGCGGGCCGCTTTCAGGCCTGGTGTCAGGCTCGTGACGAGCTGCAGCGCGTCGAGTCTTCCGTCGATCGGGAGCGCGGCCGCATCCAGGCAGAGCTGACCGCGGCGGAGAACAGGGCCGCTGACGTCGAGCGCCGCCTGGCGGGCGTTGAGTCAGCTCAGGCCAAAGCCGAAGCGATCCAGGCCGACATCATTCGCTATGACGCGTTGGCGCGCGAGGACGAGGACGCGCGCAAGGCCTTTGACGCCGCGAACGAGAGGCTTGCCGTCCTTCGCCGGGAAGGAGAGCGTCTGAAAGAAGAGCCCGATCGGGTCCGGCAGCGGCTGGAGCTGCTGGGGCAGAACGATACTTGCCCTCTCTGTGGGCAGGAGCTTGGGGCCTCCGGTCTCGCAGCCGCCCACAAGAGGCTCACCGAAGAGCTTCGCGAAGTCGAGCGCCAGCTGGAGCGCGCCCGGGCGGATTATCTTGCGCAGCTGAAGGTGACCAAGAGCGCACAAGAACGCGCCGCGTCGCTCCGTGAGCAATTGAACGGGCGCGCGGCGATCGAGCGCGAACTCGGCGACCTGCAGGCGCAGCTTCGGCACGCAGAAGAGGATCGGCGGGCGCTGACGGAGGTCCGCGCAGTGGCCGCGGCGTATCGCCAGGCGCTGGAATCCAACGACTACGCGTTGGAGGCCCGCTCGCGCGTGGCACCGCTTCGCCAGGCGATGCAAGCCACCGGCTACGATCCTGAAGCGCATCGCGCGTTGCGCGAGACCCGCGAGCGGCTTCGCGACGCCCCAGACAGCATGCGAGCGCTCGACGCCGCCCGCGCGACCATCCAGACGGCGTCCGCGCACCGAGCGGCGCTCGATGCCCAGCTGGCGGCAGTCCATGCCGAGGTGTCGAGGCTCGATCGGGAGACGGACGTGCTGGTCCAGGAAGCCGCGGCGTTGCCTGCCAAGCGGTCCGCCCTCGCCGCGAAAGAGGCTGAGTTGCAGGAGAGCGCCGCCGCGCACCGCGCAGCGGCCCAGCGCGTGGGGGAGGCGAAGCAGATGGTCTCCTGGCTGAACGCCAGGGCTCGAGAGGTTGAGGAGCAGAAGCGCAACCTCACGCACTGTCTCGAGGAGGTCTCCGCCTACACCCAGCTCGCCGACGCCTTCGGCAAGAGCGGAATTCAGGAAATGATCATCGACCAGGCTCTGCCCGAGATCGAGGATATCGCGAATGAGCTCCTCTCGCGTCTCACGAGCGGCCGCATGCGGGTCAGGATGCAGACGCAGCGTCCGGGAAGGACGGGCGGAACGGTGAGCACGCTGGACGTCCTGGTGTCTGACGAGCTGGGAACACGCCCCTACGAGCTGTTCTCCGGCGGCGAGAAGTTCCGGATCAACTTCGCCATCCGCATCGCCCTCTCCAAGCTCCTCGCGCGTCGGGCGAATGCGCCGCTCCAGATGCTCGCCATCGACGAGGGATTCGGGAGCCAGGACCGCGAGGGTTGCGACCGTCTCGTCGAGGCGATTCGAACCGTTCAGGCCGACTTTGAACGGATTCTCGTCATCACCCACCTCGACGACCTGAAGGACGCGTTTCCCGTCCGCATCGAGGTCATCAAAGGACCTGGCGGATCCACCTTCGCGATG